A DNA window from Mytilus edulis chromosome 14, xbMytEdul2.2, whole genome shotgun sequence contains the following coding sequences:
- the LOC139503299 gene encoding E3 ubiquitin-protein ligase TRIM33-like, translating to MADNEVCAGCLRDNEEEIAVMWCNDCEEPACRSCGKAHRRFVIPHDVIDIKDISNISKTVSKICKEHAGQKLLFFCVNHDKILCPACLSESHKECDINHIEKAAKGIKDGSALHDLKERIHNQKSIIEKVKEEYNDLSSKINHDNEQQHERLKQLR from the coding sequence ATGGCAGATAACGAGGTGTGTGCCGGTTGTCTCAGGGATAATGAAGAAGAGATTGCTGTCATGTGGTGTAATGATTGTGAGGAGCCTGCGTGTAGATCTTGTGGTAAAGCCCATAGGAGATTTGTCATACCTCATGACGTTATTGACATAAAAGATATATCTAACATAAGCAAAACCGTGTCCAAAATTTGTAAAGAACACGCCGGACAGAAGTTGCTCTTTTTTTGTGTTAATCACGATAAAATATTGTGTCCTGCTTGTTTATCTGAATCACATAAAGAGTGTGATATCAATCATATAGAGAAAGCTGCCAAGGGAATCAAAGATGGTTCAGCTTTACATGATCTGAAAGAAAGAATACACAACCAGAAAAGTATCATAGAAAAAGTGAAAGAGGAATATAATGATCTGTCCAGCAAGATAAACCACGACAATGAGCAGCAACATGAACGACTAAAACAATTACGTTAA
- the LOC139503300 gene encoding uncharacterized protein produces the protein MSSSAFINAVRRFAAIRGQVKIFRSDRGTNFIGAIDDLKIDSINVEDGPFKNFLYNSGTTWIFNPPHSSHMGGAWERMIGIARRILDSMLINAAGRNITHDVLNTFMAEVSAIINSRPLVPVSTDSENLLILTPAMLLTQKTDYIFTSDQLGEFDKRDLCLAEWRRVQALASVFWSRWRKEYLPLLQPRRKWTNDRRDLITGDVILIKDKNLCRTQWPIGVILKSFKGSDEHVRKVEVRVVVNGKASVYTRPIVDMILLIENYCV, from the coding sequence ATGAGCTCTTCAGCCTTCATTAACGCCGTCAGAAGATTCGCCGCTATAAGAGGTCAAGTTAAGATTTTCCGATCCGACCGTGGAACAAACTTTATTGGCGCAATCGACGATTTAAAGATTGACTCAATCAATGTTGAAGATGGACCCTTCAAGAACTTTCTGTACAATTCTGGTACAACTTGGATCTTCAATCCGCCACATTCTTCCCACATGGGTGGAGCCTGGGAAAGAATGATTGGTATAGCAAGGAGAATACTCGACTCTATGCTTATCAACGCCGCTGGAAGGAATATAACGCATGACGTGCTAAATACGTTCATGGCAGAAGTTTCGGCAATAATCAATTCAAGACCTCTGGTACCAGTATCAACAGATTCAGAGAATCTGCTAATCTTAACACCAGCTATGTTATTGACACAAAAGACCGATTACATCTTCACTTCAGATCAGCTTGGAGAATTCGACAAACGGGATCTATGTCTAGCCGAATGGAGACGTGTACAGGCTCTGGCCAGTGTTTTCTGGTCCCGTTGGAGAAAAGAGTACCTGCCGTTACTACAACCACGACGAAAATGGACCAACGATCGCCGTGATCTTATCACGGGAGACGTCATTCTCATAAAGGACAAAAATCTTTGCCGCACTCAATGGCCCATAGGAGTTATATTAAAATCGTTCAAAGGATCCGACGAACATGTCCGGAAAGTAGAAGTACGAGTAGTCGTAAATGGAAAAGCATCCGTGTACACAAGACCAATCGTGGACATGATTCTTCTCATCGAGAATTACTGTGTATAA
- the LOC139503301 gene encoding uncharacterized protein, translated as MDTKKNATQSKRGRILVYPINKMTLECDHIPNNRDEIPTPEVTIHHPHLKELRGSILPLDENCQILLLIGRDLIEAHHVLDQRIGPPRTPYAQQLKLGWVVIGEACINKQHVPFELNVKITNILPTGQPSNFQPCTSKFDIRENYTDPVTKDLQSPLFEKTRDDDKPGMSYEDKMFMKQINNEFVRDSEGSWVAPLPFRVPRQSLPSNRQQALHRANMLDTSLNRNPVKREHFLTFMSKILDNNHAELAPPLDDHEERWYLPLFGVYHPKKPDQIRGVFDSSAKCNGVSLNSVLLTGPNLTNDLLGVLLRFRKEMVAVTADVKHMFHCYVVRKDHRNYPRFLWHKNNDLQENLVEYRMRVHVFGNSPSPVVATLGLRKAAQASEQEFGSHATSFVTRDFYVDDVLTSCPTKEEAVKLMKDTQQALAKYGNLRLHKFASNCAEVMSAFHANDLASNLKDLDLESDSKPPTTYSWTQLGQTVDWDQPLTDETADEWKSWRDTLIAIETLRIPRTYVPYLSKTATKELHVFSDASEKAIAAVAYLSTIDSSGEPHIGFILGKVKVAPTSGHTIPRLELSAAVLAVEITQTIVDNLDLHIDNVKFYTDSKVVLGYISNETRRFFIYVANRVEKIRKFSTPSQWNYVPTNRNPADSGTRSVPAHEIHNSEWLLGPRQLLFSEQKNSKDIYQLIDPE; from the exons atggatacaaagaAAAATGCTACACAGAGTAAACGTGGCCGGATACTTGTATATCCTATCAACAAAatgacactag AATGTGATCATATTCCCAATAATAGGGACGAAATTCCTACTCCGGAAGTCACAATACATCACCCTCATCTAAAAGAACTCAGAGGAAGCATTCTACCATTAGACGAAAATTGCCAAATTCTTCTCCTAATTGGCAGagaccttatagaggcacaccaCGTCCTTGACCAGCGCATTGGACCACCCAGAACTCCATATGCACAACAATTGAAACTTGGTTGGGTAGTGATAGGAGAGGCCTGCATTAACAAGCAGCACGTACCCTTTGAATTAAACGTCAAAATAACCAACATTCTACCTACTGGACAACCGTCAAACTTTCAACCATGCACAAGCAAGTTTGACATTCGGGAAAATTACACGGACCCTGTAACGAAAGATTTACAATCGCCACTCTTTGAAAAAACAAGGGACGATGATAAGCCTGGAATGTCATATGAGGACAAAATGTTCATGAAGCAAATAAACAACGAATTTGTGAGAGACTCGGAAGGAAGTTGGGTAGCACCGTTACCGTTCCGAGTGCCAAGACAGTCGTTGCCAAGCAACAGACAACAAGCTCTACATCGTGCTAATATGTTAGACACTagtctgaatagaaacccagTAAAGCGGGAACACTTTCTTACATTTATGAGTAAGATCCTTGACAATAACCATGCAGAGCTCGCTCCACCATTGGACGACCATGAAGAGCGCTGGTATTTGCCATTGTTTGGTGTTTATCATCCGAAGAAACCCGATCAGATTAGGGGTGTGTTTGATTCTTCCGCCAAATGTAACGGAGTTTCACTCAACAGTGTCCTGTTAACAGGTCCAAACTTGACCAACGATCTCTTGGGAGTACTGCTGCGTTTCAGGAAAGAAATGGTCGCAGTAACTGCAGACGTTAAACACATGTTTCACTGCTATGTAGTAAGAAAAGACCACCGAAATTACCCGAGATTTTTATGGCATAAAAACAATGACCTACAGGAGAACCTTGTCGAATACCGCATGAGAGTTCATGTTTTCGGAAATAGTCCGTCACCTGTCGTTGCTACGCTTGGACTCAGAAAAGCAGCTCAAGCATCAGAACAAGAGTTTGGCAGTCACGCGACTAGCTTTGTTACTAGAGACTTCTATGTCGACGATGTTCTTACGTCATGTCCTACAAAAGAGGAAGCTGTTAAGCTCATGAAGGACACACAACAAGCATTAGCAAAGTATGGAAACTTAAGGCTTCACAAGTTCGCCTCTAATTGTGCAGAAGTTATGTCTGCGTTTCATGCCAATGATTTGGCTTCAAATCTAAAGGATCTAGACTTAGAATCCGACAGTAAACCCCCTACAACGTATTCTTGGACTCAGCTGGGAC AAACCGTCGATTGGGACCAACCTCTCACTGATGAGACAGCAGATGAGTGGAAATCTTGGAGAGATACTCTAATTGCTATCGAAACATTGCGCATTCCACGTACCTACGTGCCGTATCTCAGCAAAACCGCCACAAAGGAGTTACATGTCTTCTCTGATGCATCAGAAAAAGCCATAGCAGCTGTTGCATATCTAAGCACAATCGACAGTAGTGGTGAACCACACATAGGTTTTATTCTTGGGAAAGTTAAAGTCGCACCAACAAGTGGTCATACTATTCCACGACTTGAACTATCTGCTGCCGTATTAGCAGTTGAGATCACACAAACCATTGTGGATAACTTAGATTTACACATAGACAACGTGAAATTCTACACAGACAGTAAAGTTGTCTTAGGTTACATCAGTAACGAGACAAGAAGGTTCTTTATCTATGTCGCTAATAGAGTGGAGAAGATTAGGAAATTTAGCACTCCAAGTCAATGGAATTATGTACCAACTAACCGTAATCCCGCAGATTCTGGAACGAGGTCCGTACCTGCTcacgaaattcataacagtgaaTGGTTATTAGGACCAAGACAACTTCTTTTCTCAGAACAGAAGAATTCTAAGGACATATATCAGCTAATAGACCCAGAGTAA